The Polycladomyces zharkentensis genome includes a window with the following:
- a CDS encoding YlbG family protein: MSFPFSDRLGLAVWVKDLKAARSLRRMGNIHFVSKRLKYVYLYIDGRKSDQTIRKIERLPYVTRVERSLRREWTTDFQRTLEKSKHGSSVEIKTEK, encoded by the coding sequence ATGTCGTTTCCTTTTTCTGACCGGCTGGGTTTGGCTGTGTGGGTCAAGGATCTGAAGGCAGCGCGTTCATTGCGGCGTATGGGAAACATCCATTTTGTCTCCAAGCGGTTGAAATATGTGTACCTCTATATCGATGGCCGCAAATCAGATCAAACGATCCGAAAAATTGAACGCCTTCCCTATGTCACACGCGTGGAACGTTCCCTGCGGCGCGAATGGACGACCGATTTTCAACGTACGTTGGAAAAGTCGAAGCATGGATCATCTGTTGAAATCAAGACGGAAAAATAG